A stretch of the Janthinobacterium sp. B9-8 genome encodes the following:
- the aroQ gene encoding type II 3-dehydroquinate dehydratase — protein sequence MQNTRNILVLHGPNLNLLGSREPQHYGADTLETINSKLIELGQLRAARVDAFQSNREYELIDRIHAARLDGTDFIIINPAAFTHTSVAIRDALAGVNIPFVEVHLSNVHARESFRHHSYFSDLAVGVICGLGAQGYECALDFALRFTPKAP from the coding sequence ATGCAAAACACACGCAATATCCTAGTACTACATGGCCCAAATTTGAACCTACTAGGGTCAAGAGAGCCGCAGCACTACGGTGCTGATACCCTAGAGACCATCAACTCCAAGCTCATTGAACTGGGACAACTGCGTGCTGCCCGCGTTGACGCATTCCAATCGAATCGCGAATACGAACTGATTGATCGTATCCATGCTGCCCGTTTGGACGGCACGGATTTTATCATCATTAACCCTGCTGCGTTTACGCATACCAGTGTGGCTATCCGCGATGCACTGGCCGGGGTGAATATTCCTTTTGTTGAAGTCCACCTATCCAATGTTCATGCACGTGAATCGTTCAGGCATCACTCCTATTTTTCCGACCTCGCGGTTGGCGTTATCTGCGGTCTAGGCGCACAAGGTTATGAATGCGCACTGGATTTCGCACTCCGTTTTACTCCCAAGGCCCCCTGA
- a CDS encoding LysR family transcriptional regulator — protein sequence MKTILPPDALLAFDALARASSFTAAANLLGCTKSHISLSVKRLETELTTVLVLRTTRNVSLTEAGMRLAVHAAALREMLQLSRLEIEGLQAKIEGPLRISATQAFGQTILAPILVEFSLKYPNLRIELDTDQRLKNPITDGVDFCIRSRTVGDENLVARHLGLSQKRIYASPAYLAQASKLEHPCDLASHRILCDLHQEQEESWLLEREGKMEQIELYSQFSIDSYASTAAVVAAGYGLALLPSYMAAPFIQQGRIQEVLNGWLPAPYPFFLVYPYRHPLPKKYETFIQFVVPRIQAQLQRSLDGAYI from the coding sequence ATGAAAACAATACTCCCTCCCGATGCCTTACTGGCCTTTGATGCGCTAGCGCGCGCAAGCAGCTTTACTGCTGCGGCCAATTTACTGGGCTGCACAAAAAGCCATATCAGCCTGAGCGTAAAGCGCTTAGAAACCGAGCTCACAACGGTGCTGGTGCTAAGAACCACACGCAATGTTTCACTGACCGAAGCAGGCATGCGATTAGCGGTGCATGCTGCAGCACTGCGCGAAATGTTGCAGCTATCCAGACTGGAAATTGAAGGTTTACAAGCAAAAATAGAAGGCCCGTTACGCATCAGTGCAACGCAGGCTTTTGGGCAAACAATTCTAGCCCCCATCTTGGTTGAGTTTAGCTTGAAGTATCCAAACTTACGAATCGAATTAGATACCGATCAACGTCTTAAAAACCCGATCACCGATGGCGTGGATTTTTGCATTCGCTCACGTACGGTAGGCGATGAAAACCTAGTAGCAAGGCATTTAGGACTGTCACAAAAACGTATCTATGCCTCTCCTGCCTATTTAGCACAAGCAAGCAAGCTAGAACATCCCTGTGATTTAGCCTCACACCGTATTTTATGTGATTTGCATCAGGAGCAAGAAGAAAGCTGGTTATTAGAGCGTGAAGGTAAAATGGAGCAAATAGAGCTATATAGCCAGTTTTCTATCGATAGCTATGCCAGTACAGCAGCGGTTGTTGCGGCAGGCTATGGCTTGGCACTGCTTCCTAGCTATATGGCTGCGCCCTTTATTCAACAGGGCCGCATACAAGAGGTTTTAAATGGTTGGCTACCTGCCCCCTATCCCTTTTTTTTGGTTTACCCCTACCGCCACCCGTTACCCAAAAAATATGAAACCTTTATCCAATTTGTAGTGCCAAGAATTCAAGCCCAGCTACAGCGCTCATTAGATGGAGCCTACATCTAG
- the accC gene encoding acetyl-CoA carboxylase biotin carboxylase subunit: MFEKILIANRGEIALRILRACREMGIKTVVVHSEADREAKYVKLADESVCIGPASSTLSYLNVPALIAAAEVTEAQAIHPGYGFLSENADFAQRVEESGFAFIGPRPESIRLMGDKVSAKDAMKEAGVPCVPGSDGALPDDPVELMKIGKAVGYPVIIKAAGGGGGRGMRVVNNEEELVAAVELTKSEAEKFFGNAMVYMEKYLQNPRHIEIQILADQHGNAIYLGERDCSMQRRHQKVIEEAPAPGITEAQRKQIGERCAAACRKINYRGAGTFEFLFENGEFYFIEMNTRVQVEHPVTEMITGIDIVQEQIRVAANLPLRYTQKDVKLKGHAIECRINAEDPLKFIPSPGKITTYHTPGGPGVRVDSHVYQGYTVPSHYDSMIGKIITYGDNRAQAMARMRIALSEMVVQGINTNIPLHQQLLLDEAFIKGSTSIHYLEHKMPEIRKLLEGKLQAPA; the protein is encoded by the coding sequence ATGTTTGAAAAAATTCTGATTGCCAATCGCGGTGAGATTGCGCTGCGCATTTTGCGCGCCTGCCGTGAAATGGGCATCAAAACCGTGGTCGTGCATTCCGAAGCCGACCGCGAAGCAAAATACGTTAAATTAGCCGATGAATCGGTTTGCATCGGACCAGCTTCCTCGACTTTAAGCTACCTGAATGTGCCAGCACTGATTGCCGCCGCCGAAGTCACCGAAGCGCAAGCGATTCACCCCGGCTACGGCTTTTTAAGTGAAAACGCCGACTTTGCCCAGCGTGTAGAAGAATCCGGCTTTGCCTTTATCGGCCCTCGCCCAGAATCCATCCGTCTTATGGGTGATAAAGTCTCAGCCAAAGACGCCATGAAAGAAGCAGGCGTACCTTGCGTGCCCGGCTCCGATGGCGCCTTGCCAGACGATCCTGTGGAACTAATGAAAATTGGTAAAGCGGTTGGCTACCCAGTGATTATTAAAGCTGCAGGCGGTGGCGGTGGCCGCGGCATGCGTGTGGTCAACAACGAAGAAGAATTGGTAGCCGCAGTAGAGCTCACCAAATCAGAAGCAGAAAAGTTCTTTGGTAATGCCATGGTTTACATGGAAAAATACCTGCAGAACCCGCGCCATATTGAAATCCAGATTTTAGCTGATCAGCACGGCAATGCGATTTATCTGGGCGAGCGTGATTGCTCCATGCAACGCCGCCACCAAAAAGTGATTGAAGAAGCGCCAGCACCGGGTATTACCGAAGCTCAGCGTAAACAAATCGGCGAAAGATGTGCCGCTGCCTGCCGCAAAATTAATTACCGTGGCGCAGGTACATTTGAATTCTTATTTGAAAACGGCGAATTCTATTTCATTGAAATGAATACCCGTGTTCAAGTTGAACACCCGGTGACCGAAATGATTACCGGCATCGACATTGTGCAAGAGCAGATTCGTGTAGCCGCTAATTTGCCACTGCGCTATACGCAAAAAGACGTGAAACTCAAAGGCCACGCCATTGAGTGCCGGATTAATGCAGAAGACCCGCTCAAGTTTATTCCTAGCCCGGGTAAGATCACCACCTACCATACCCCCGGTGGCCCCGGTGTACGCGTGGATTCTCACGTTTACCAAGGCTATACCGTGCCATCGCATTACGATTCGATGATCGGTAAAATCATTACCTACGGTGATAACAGGGCGCAAGCGATGGCTAGAATGCGGATTGCGCTATCAGAAATGGTAGTACAAGGGATTAACACCAATATCCCCTTGCATCAGCAGCTTCTATTGGATGAAGCCTTTATTAAAGGCAGCACCAGCATCCATTATTTGGAGCATAAAATGCCTGAAATTAGAAAACTATTGGAAGGCAAGCTCCAGGCGCCCGCTTAA
- a CDS encoding aspartate kinase, giving the protein MALIVQKYGGTSVGTTERIKNVARRVAKFKAEGHDIVVAVSAMSGETNKLIALAKEIQANPDPRELDVIVSTGEQVTIGLLAMALKEIGVDAVSYTGGQVKILTDSAHTKARIQHIDDGAMRSDLAAGKVVIVAGFQGVDAEGNITTLGRGGSDTTGVALAAALKADECQIYTDVDGVYTTDPRVVPEARKLSTITFEEMLEMASLGSKVLQTRSVEFAGKYNVKLRVLSSFQEEGEGTLITFEEDSKMEKPVISGIAFNRDEARINVIGVPDKPGIAYQILGPVADANIDVDMIIQNVGQDGTTDFSFTVPKNDLGRAIKVLEGAQSQISARQINGDDKICKVSIVGVGMRSHVGVASTMFRTLAEEGINIQMISTSEIKISVVVDEKYLELAVRVLHKAFGLDAIQ; this is encoded by the coding sequence ATGGCATTGATTGTCCAGAAATATGGCGGCACCTCGGTAGGCACTACCGAGCGGATTAAAAACGTGGCTCGCCGCGTGGCTAAATTCAAAGCAGAAGGGCACGATATTGTCGTCGCTGTTTCTGCGATGTCCGGCGAAACCAATAAGCTGATCGCACTGGCCAAGGAAATTCAGGCCAACCCAGATCCTCGTGAATTGGATGTCATTGTCTCTACCGGTGAGCAAGTCACCATTGGCCTATTGGCTATGGCGCTGAAAGAAATCGGCGTTGATGCTGTGAGCTACACCGGTGGTCAGGTCAAGATCCTGACCGACAGCGCGCACACCAAGGCGCGTATCCAGCATATTGACGATGGTGCAATGCGCAGCGATTTAGCCGCGGGCAAAGTAGTGATTGTCGCGGGTTTCCAAGGCGTAGATGCAGAAGGCAATATCACGACGCTAGGTCGTGGTGGATCGGACACCACAGGCGTGGCGCTGGCCGCAGCACTGAAGGCCGACGAGTGCCAGATCTATACCGATGTGGATGGTGTATATACGACCGATCCACGCGTGGTGCCCGAGGCACGCAAGCTTTCTACCATTACTTTTGAAGAAATGCTGGAAATGGCCAGCTTAGGTTCAAAGGTATTGCAGACCCGTTCGGTTGAATTTGCCGGTAAATACAATGTGAAGTTACGTGTTTTGTCTTCTTTTCAGGAAGAAGGCGAGGGCACGCTGATTACCTTCGAGGAAGACAGCAAGATGGAAAAACCCGTTATCTCCGGCATTGCGTTTAATCGTGATGAAGCCCGTATCAATGTGATCGGCGTGCCAGATAAACCGGGCATTGCCTACCAGATTTTAGGCCCAGTGGCGGATGCGAATATCGATGTTGATATGATCATCCAAAACGTTGGCCAAGACGGCACAACCGATTTCTCGTTTACCGTGCCTAAAAATGATCTGGGCCGCGCGATCAAAGTACTAGAAGGCGCGCAAAGCCAGATCAGCGCTCGCCAGATCAATGGCGACGATAAAATCTGTAAAGTATCGATTGTGGGCGTGGGTATGCGCTCGCATGTCGGGGTCGCGTCGACGATGTTCAGAACGCTGGCCGAAGAAGGTATTAATATTCAAATGATTTCAACTTCCGAGATTAAAATTTCGGTTGTGGTTGATGAAAAGTATCTGGAACTTGCTGTGCGCGTGTTGCATAAAGCGTTTGGTTTGGATGCGATCCAATAA
- the accB gene encoding acetyl-CoA carboxylase biotin carboxyl carrier protein yields the protein MDLRKLKKLIDLVEESGIAELEVTEGEERVRITRVNQNIPTYAQAMQYQLPPAAAPAAAAPVAVAVAADVEAQPEGFMAKSPMVGTFYRASSPEAKNFVEVGQQVNVGDTLCIIEAMKLLNEIEADKAGVIKAILVENGRPVEYGEPLFIIG from the coding sequence ATGGATTTGCGCAAACTTAAGAAACTGATTGATCTTGTCGAAGAATCTGGCATTGCCGAACTCGAAGTGACCGAAGGCGAAGAACGCGTTCGCATCACCCGTGTTAATCAGAATATCCCTACCTACGCACAAGCCATGCAATACCAGCTGCCTCCTGCCGCCGCACCTGCAGCAGCGGCCCCTGTTGCTGTTGCTGTCGCCGCCGATGTAGAAGCCCAGCCAGAAGGCTTTATGGCTAAATCACCGATGGTGGGCACTTTCTACCGCGCCTCATCGCCTGAAGCGAAAAACTTTGTAGAAGTAGGCCAGCAAGTTAATGTGGGTGATACCTTGTGCATCATCGAAGCCATGAAACTCTTGAATGAAATCGAAGCCGACAAGGCTGGCGTGATCAAGGCCATCCTGGTCGAAAACGGCCGCCCGGTTGAATACGGTGAGCCACTGTTTATTATTGGCTAA
- a CDS encoding response regulator — MNHSRSDLLAFLNKVLQIADQLAIWHEKKGVHGALRPEYLSFVDDDVRISPAHPDEAALSLLCLRYTSPEQAGRLALVDKRSDLYSLGIILYEWLVGQLPFTADDLLDLAHQQMSSLPPSPISLEPQLPLQISRLILKLLAKSPDARYATAKGLATDLSLCIQQLETNGHISLFVLGEADVGSQFLISDRLYGREQEIQYLQGIYQQAAKGQTLLCMLAGYSGVGKSALAHSIRDEIENKGGRLIVGKFDQFRRDSPYSALIEAFKSLLRQVLASKQDELVLWREKLLDTLDENAQIVIDALPDLEKIIGTQAPAPLLSGDAAKRRFNELFAQLVCLFATKEHPLTMFLDDLQWADFASLALIQSFVQSSLGAHLLIIAAYRDNEVNINHPLMNMLNDLLKTKAQVETLTLLPLRAEHLSEMIQDTCRYISNAPALSQLLMSKTEGNPFYARQFLKNMQAKGQLFFDYAENIWQWELSQARLQDAADNVVELMMQRLNRFSIETQTILQTAACIGKSFDLTLLALVEHSTETQSLTLLAPALHDELLLAVNEGGGQKIFQFAHDRIQQAAYSIALQRNLNGLHLEIGRRLLEQISAEATEAPLFEIVDQLNYGLEKVQLPQERIAYAQLNLRAGVKARAAMAYQAAIRYLETAISLLPDDSWNHNYSLTFDIYLNAAEACDLCNLDEQFESLIEVLLAQGISALDKAQARIRQSIYYSRKGRMAENLEVGRLGLILFGMDIPEIDDSYAMNNHFQSEMVIFRHYFLDKKLSCVYDLPFATDPETDTILKLIASISESAIFTNYPLFSLVSALGVNRSIAFGNAQLSPFCYTLLGITLIAQFKNYQDARNIADAGLKLSREKLFDLWGYNRAFTYYTWNINHWTLHAETTLPLLDENYNLALKAHDLVYGAYVLVAKPWNHFFLGRSMLDVISSSQQLTQYCLTHEVIFPVTLAQPFEAAAKAIHGETALLNDLNSENFDVQAFRKVWGEVPIVMAGLHIAQLSLYIYSQEYDAALVLAEKIDKDYPSTYLLSLTWRFAHGLALAALARKSTGKKRLAFLKTLSEITEYFEKISQEGSPDNVEHKLAFLRAEQARLDSRFEDAELLYWHAIRLAQQRGFLLDEGYFNEMLGLWLEERVYAFEPIQQILTQAATCYRQCHALALMGRVELRLKVLPRQEQEVIQNDVDALHALDSLDTLAILRAVQAISSEVGVQPLLGRLLKIIIEAAGADRGAIVVRDHDQLHIEAILNFDQPFLPESLLRFVFNTGQTTLLNVLTQFSEFRGDDYFSQHRPASILCRALGRSSAGRRVLYLEHSTISNAFSMQRRQVLEWLSAQAAISIENAQMYQELESLVAKRTVELERNRNVLESILEFSPALVSLKDLNGRYLRHNLRFAELFNRAGESLVGFTDEEIGGPETAKRFLLQDQLVISENRPQRVEEEIMTADGLHTFLTHKFPLRDADGSVYAVGGIAMDITELKLAQKTAEAATQAKSAFLANMSHEIRTPMNAVIGMAHLALKTDLNERQRDYVQKIHYAGQSLLGIINDILDFSKIEEGKLMIESIDFNLDQVFANIAMLTSGKAEDKGIEYLFQVHPSVPRYLVGDPLRLGQVLINMVSNAIKFTEQGEVHVSCELVSSDTKQVVLRFTVRDTGLGMSNEQCKKLFQPFSQADSTTTRQFGGTGLGLSISKRLVEMMGGEIGVESVPDRGSVFSFTCILGRETPQAASSSRLPPHLHGMRILVVDDNAVAREILQQSLESLTFVVDMVGSGEDALVNLHRADAIEQPYSIVFTDWRMPEMNGLELARRISLDKRLCHCPSVVLVTAYTREDIRAEAEAAHVDGFLFKPINQSMVVDTLLTIFAPELLRDVASFTRTDVVPNLKGMRVLLVEDNLVNQQIALELMRSAGVAVDMANNGHEAIKKIVEFGPKYYHCVLMDLQMPQMDGHEATAVIRSDNAFNSLPIIAMTAHAINEERARCLAEGMNEHITKPIDPALLFERLQYWHQHRLSVDGSTRVYIGEAVVPMDDAMMATAIAEPVPIEIPKSSAAISELDKLQLLSGVAGLDIEDGLARLGNNAALYWLIIQQLASTEQDNVARIRAALALNDMETALRTAHSLKGAAANLSVNDVTQHATRAESLLRQGETGDGLYHTLSQLDQAMQVLCNALQQIEK; from the coding sequence ATGAATCATTCCCGTTCAGACCTGCTTGCTTTTCTGAATAAAGTATTGCAAATAGCAGATCAACTTGCCATCTGGCACGAAAAAAAGGGGGTGCACGGTGCGCTGCGGCCTGAATATTTAAGCTTTGTAGATGACGACGTTCGCATTAGTCCTGCTCACCCTGATGAAGCTGCGTTGAGCTTGCTTTGCTTGCGCTATACCTCACCAGAGCAAGCGGGTCGTCTGGCGCTGGTTGATAAGCGCAGCGATCTTTACTCCCTAGGGATTATTTTGTATGAGTGGCTAGTGGGGCAGCTGCCTTTTACTGCGGATGATTTGCTGGATTTGGCCCATCAGCAAATGTCATCATTGCCACCGTCCCCTATCTCTTTAGAACCGCAATTACCCTTACAAATATCTCGTCTTATTTTAAAGTTGCTCGCAAAATCACCAGATGCGAGATATGCCACGGCTAAAGGTTTGGCAACTGATCTTTCTTTATGCATACAACAATTAGAAACAAACGGGCATATTTCTTTATTTGTTCTCGGTGAAGCGGATGTGGGATCGCAGTTTCTGATTTCTGATCGTTTATATGGCCGTGAGCAAGAAATTCAATATTTGCAAGGGATTTATCAGCAAGCTGCTAAGGGGCAAACCCTTTTATGTATGCTGGCAGGATATTCCGGAGTTGGAAAATCAGCTTTAGCACACTCTATTCGGGATGAAATAGAAAATAAAGGCGGGCGTTTAATTGTTGGTAAGTTTGATCAATTCAGACGTGACTCCCCTTACTCTGCCTTAATAGAAGCATTTAAATCATTACTCCGTCAGGTATTAGCGAGCAAACAGGACGAGCTGGTTTTATGGCGTGAAAAATTATTAGATACTTTGGACGAAAATGCTCAAATTGTGATTGATGCTCTGCCTGATCTGGAAAAAATCATCGGTACACAGGCTCCTGCGCCTTTACTTAGTGGAGATGCTGCCAAACGCCGATTTAATGAGCTATTTGCTCAATTAGTCTGTTTGTTCGCGACTAAAGAGCACCCTTTAACGATGTTTCTGGATGATTTGCAATGGGCCGATTTTGCATCATTAGCCTTGATACAATCTTTTGTGCAAAGCAGTCTGGGTGCTCATTTATTAATTATTGCAGCTTATCGTGATAATGAGGTGAATATAAACCATCCCTTAATGAATATGCTTAATGATTTGCTTAAAACTAAAGCACAGGTTGAAACGCTGACTTTATTGCCACTACGTGCTGAGCATCTGAGCGAAATGATTCAGGATACCTGTCGTTATATTTCAAATGCCCCTGCATTAAGCCAATTATTAATGAGTAAAACGGAGGGTAATCCATTTTATGCACGGCAGTTTCTTAAAAATATGCAGGCTAAAGGGCAGCTTTTTTTTGATTATGCTGAGAATATTTGGCAGTGGGAATTAAGCCAGGCCCGTTTGCAAGACGCCGCCGATAATGTAGTCGAGCTGATGATGCAGCGTTTAAATCGTTTTTCTATTGAAACGCAAACAATATTGCAAACGGCAGCGTGTATTGGCAAGTCTTTTGATTTAACGTTGCTGGCTCTTGTAGAACATAGCACAGAAACCCAATCTCTTACCTTACTTGCACCTGCTTTACATGATGAATTGCTTTTGGCTGTCAATGAGGGGGGAGGGCAAAAGATATTTCAATTTGCTCACGATAGAATTCAACAGGCTGCTTATTCTATTGCTTTACAGCGTAATTTAAATGGCTTGCATTTAGAAATTGGCCGGCGGCTGTTAGAGCAAATCTCCGCCGAAGCGACTGAAGCGCCTTTATTTGAGATTGTGGATCAACTTAATTATGGCCTAGAAAAAGTACAATTGCCTCAGGAGCGCATAGCTTATGCTCAGCTTAATTTAAGAGCCGGAGTGAAGGCTAGGGCTGCAATGGCTTATCAGGCGGCCATCCGCTATCTGGAAACAGCCATTTCTTTATTGCCTGATGATTCTTGGAACCATAACTATTCATTGACGTTTGATATTTATTTAAATGCTGCAGAAGCCTGTGATTTATGTAATTTAGATGAACAGTTTGAAAGCCTGATAGAGGTCTTATTGGCGCAGGGGATCAGCGCTTTGGATAAGGCACAGGCCAGAATAAGGCAAAGCATTTATTATAGCCGAAAGGGCAGAATGGCTGAAAATCTAGAAGTAGGCCGCTTGGGTTTGATTTTATTTGGCATGGATATACCGGAAATAGATGATAGTTATGCCATGAATAACCATTTTCAAAGTGAAATGGTTATTTTTAGGCATTATTTTTTGGATAAAAAATTATCTTGTGTCTATGATTTACCTTTTGCAACGGACCCGGAAACGGACACTATTTTAAAACTGATTGCTTCAATCTCTGAATCTGCTATTTTTACAAATTATCCTTTATTTTCCCTTGTTTCTGCCTTGGGCGTAAACAGGTCTATTGCTTTTGGTAATGCGCAGCTTTCTCCATTTTGCTATACCCTGCTGGGTATTACTTTAATTGCTCAATTTAAAAATTATCAGGATGCAAGAAATATTGCGGATGCTGGTTTAAAGCTAAGCCGCGAAAAGTTATTTGATCTATGGGGATATAACCGCGCGTTTACTTATTACACTTGGAATATTAATCACTGGACTTTGCACGCCGAAACGACTTTGCCGTTATTAGATGAAAATTATAATCTGGCATTAAAAGCGCATGATTTAGTTTATGGCGCATATGTTCTGGTGGCTAAACCCTGGAATCATTTCTTTCTTGGCCGCAGCATGCTGGATGTTATTTCCAGTAGTCAGCAGCTCACTCAATATTGCTTAACGCATGAGGTGATTTTCCCTGTAACGCTGGCCCAGCCTTTTGAAGCGGCAGCCAAAGCGATTCATGGCGAAACGGCCTTATTAAATGATTTAAATAGCGAAAATTTTGATGTGCAGGCTTTTCGGAAAGTTTGGGGTGAAGTGCCGATTGTAATGGCGGGTTTACATATTGCTCAGCTTTCTTTGTATATTTACTCGCAAGAATATGATGCTGCTTTGGTATTGGCCGAGAAAATAGATAAAGATTATCCATCCACCTATTTATTAAGTCTAACTTGGCGTTTTGCCCATGGTTTGGCACTTGCCGCGCTGGCAAGAAAAAGTACGGGCAAAAAGCGCTTGGCTTTTTTAAAGACCCTATCTGAAATTACTGAGTATTTCGAGAAAATATCACAGGAAGGCTCTCCTGATAATGTAGAACATAAATTGGCTTTTTTACGTGCGGAGCAGGCACGTTTGGATAGCCGTTTTGAAGATGCAGAGCTTTTATATTGGCACGCCATTCGTTTGGCTCAGCAAAGAGGCTTTTTGCTGGATGAGGGCTATTTTAACGAGATGCTTGGGCTGTGGTTGGAGGAAAGAGTCTATGCCTTTGAGCCTATTCAGCAGATTCTTACTCAGGCGGCTACCTGCTATCGTCAATGCCATGCTCTGGCATTAATGGGGCGGGTTGAGCTGCGCTTAAAAGTTTTGCCAAGGCAAGAGCAGGAAGTGATTCAAAACGATGTGGATGCGCTGCATGCTTTGGATAGCCTAGATACTTTGGCTATTTTGCGTGCGGTACAGGCTATTTCAAGCGAAGTGGGTGTGCAGCCTTTATTGGGGCGTTTATTAAAAATAATTATTGAGGCCGCAGGTGCGGATCGTGGTGCTATTGTTGTTAGAGATCATGATCAATTGCATATTGAAGCGATTTTAAATTTTGATCAGCCTTTTTTACCGGAAAGTCTGCTGCGTTTTGTATTTAATACAGGACAAACTACTTTATTAAATGTGCTGACGCAGTTTTCTGAATTCAGGGGAGATGATTATTTTTCTCAGCATCGGCCTGCATCTATTCTTTGCCGTGCTTTGGGGCGGAGCAGTGCTGGGCGGAGGGTCCTTTATCTTGAGCACAGTACTATCAGCAATGCTTTTTCAATGCAGCGCAGGCAAGTATTGGAATGGCTATCTGCTCAGGCCGCTATTTCCATTGAAAATGCGCAAATGTATCAAGAGCTTGAATCATTGGTGGCCAAGCGCACGGTGGAATTAGAACGCAACCGCAATGTATTGGAATCCATTTTAGAATTCTCCCCCGCTTTGGTTTCTTTAAAAGATTTAAATGGCCGCTATTTGCGCCACAATTTACGCTTTGCAGAGCTATTTAATCGGGCAGGTGAATCTTTGGTGGGGTTTACTGATGAAGAAATTGGTGGCCCGGAAACAGCCAAACGATTCTTGCTTCAAGATCAGCTGGTTATTTCTGAAAATCGCCCGCAAAGGGTTGAAGAAGAAATTATGACTGCAGATGGATTGCATACCTTTTTGACGCATAAATTTCCGCTCAGGGATGCGGATGGCAGTGTGTATGCGGTGGGGGGAATTGCAATGGATATCACCGAATTAAAGCTGGCCCAGAAAACCGCCGAAGCGGCCACACAGGCAAAAAGTGCTTTTTTAGCCAATATGAGCCATGAAATTAGAACGCCGATGAATGCGGTGATTGGTATGGCGCATTTGGCATTGAAAACAGATTTAAATGAACGCCAGCGCGATTATGTGCAAAAAATTCATTATGCAGGACAGTCTTTACTTGGAATTATTAATGATATTTTAGATTTTTCTAAAATTGAAGAAGGTAAATTAATGATAGAGAGTATTGATTTTAATCTCGATCAGGTTTTTGCCAATATTGCGATGCTGACTTCGGGAAAAGCAGAAGATAAAGGCATTGAATATCTATTTCAGGTTCATCCCAGTGTGCCGCGTTATTTAGTGGGAGATCCCCTGCGCCTTGGGCAGGTGCTGATTAATATGGTGAGTAATGCGATTAAATTTACTGAGCAAGGTGAAGTACATGTGTCGTGTGAGCTCGTTAGCTCGGATACAAAACAGGTTGTTTTGCGTTTTACGGTACGAGATACCGGCCTTGGAATGAGCAATGAGCAGTGTAAAAAACTCTTTCAGCCGTTTAGCCAGGCAGATAGCACCACTACGCGTCAATTTGGCGGTACAGGTTTGGGTTTGTCGATTTCTAAGCGCTTAGTTGAAATGATGGGCGGTGAGATTGGGGTAGAAAGTGTGCCTGACCGAGGCTCGGTATTTAGTTTTACCTGTATTTTGGGGAGAGAGACTCCACAGGCTGCCAGCTCAAGCCGCTTGCCGCCTCATTTGCATGGCATGCGTATTCTGGTAGTCGATGACAATGCGGTGGCCCGTGAGATTTTGCAGCAGTCTTTAGAAAGCCTTACTTTTGTGGTTGATATGGTGGGATCAGGTGAAGATGCACTGGTTAATCTTCACCGTGCAGATGCGATTGAGCAACCTTACAGCATTGTGTTTACCGATTGGCGTATGCCAGAGATGAACGGTTTGGAGTTAGCACGCAGAATTAGTTTGGATAAAAGGCTTTGTCATTGCCCATCTGTGGTCTTGGTCACAGCTTATACGCGCGAAGATATTCGCGCCGAAGCGGAGGCCGCCCATGTGGATGGCTTTTTATTTAAGCCGATTAATCAATCTATGGTGGTAGATACCTTACTCACTATTTTTGCTCCTGAATTACTACGTGATGTGGCTTCATTTACCCGCACGGATGTGGTGCCCAATTTAAAAGGGATGCGTGTGCTCTTGGTTGAAGATAATTTAGTGAACCAACAAATTGCATTAGAACTGATGCGCTCGGCCGGGGTGGCGGTGGATATGGCAAATAATGGGCATGAAGCCATTAAAAAAATAGTTGAATTCGGACCGAAATACTATCACTGCGTATTAATGGATTTACAAATGCCGCAAATGGATGGGCATGAAGCGACTGCCGTGATTAGAAGCGATAATGCTTTTAATTCTTTACCTATCATTGCAATGACTGCGCATGCCATTAATGAAGAAAGAGCGCGTTGCCTTGCAGAAGGAATGAATGAGCACATTACCAAGCCGATTGATCCGGCTTTGCTATTTGAGCGTTTACAGTATTGGCATCAGCATCGTTTAAGTGTGGATGGCAGTACACGGGTATATATTGGAGAAGCAGTGGTTCCTATGGATGATGCAATGATGGCAACGGCGATTGCCGAGCCAGTGCCTATTGAAATACCTAAATCTTCTGCGGCCATTTCTGAATTAGATAAGCTGCAATTATTATCAGGTGTAGCAGGACTGGATATAGAGGATGGTTTAGCCAGACTAGGCAATAATGCGGCTTTGTATTGGCTGATTATTCAGCAGCTGGCCAGTACTGAACAAGATAATGTGGCTAGAATTCGCGCAGCTTTAGCGTTGAACGATATGGAAACGGCTTTAAGAACGGCGCATTCTTTAAAGGGAGCTGCGGCTAATCTTTCGGTAAATGATGTAACGCAGCATGCAACACGTGCTGAATCTTTATTACGGCAGGGCGAAACAGGGGATGGCTTATATCACACCCTTAGCCAGCTGGATCAGGCGATGCAAGTTTTATGCAATGCTTTGCAGCAGATAGAAAAGTAA